A genomic segment from Actinoplanes sichuanensis encodes:
- a CDS encoding Ig-like domain-containing protein — protein MRGRSLGILLLVLTVLVTASPGGPVTAAITTAFTARFEVNANGAIMLRGNANITCPPATTPCTSARNGTGSNATEELNDNGYAMVWTDADGSATTFNDSTATITMPVGSSVLFAGLYWGADPRAGTGGVAAPTPSDKGKVLFRTPSAATWTPITATSLYMITATGAYQGFADVTAPVAAAGNGVYAVANIQAGRGEDRYAGWTLVIVYRNAAEDYRSLRVYDGFGSISGTETVQIPVTGFETPHSGPVHAEVGAVAYEGDLGKFGDELRLNGQVLSDGANPANNVFNSTVSEGGTPIGGRNPPYSNLFGVDIDQIAADGVLGNAVTSATLSMKTSGETYYPGVLTIAIDLYAPKIVTTSTATDVNGNALVPGDEIRYRIEVRNEGNDWADGVVISDAFPAYTDYVPGSLTIEGVPAADPADSDAAEVVGGAAVFRLGSIPYLGTTWVTFRVRVAVTVPPAHAITNQVNASYTGRTTSVSVTSSGGTVATVVLQPDADLAAGLTVSPDRVQRPATPQPVAYTATVTNDGPDLEPAARATLTLPAGITVGTLPAGCTPAGQTVTCLLGPLLAGHQATVTVPAEVAATAAASAATDLDVDGDGRDTGSGNDSARATLRVNTPPSASAATVSTTHNAPVTVDVPALVSDPDDTILTITPAGLSTHGTAVALADGKITYLPAVGWTGTDTLVYQVADGSGGVRTATITVTTANVPPVAADDEISTGSGHAVTVDVLDNDTDVNVPESLTVIGFTLPAPAQGTVVRSGNSFIFTPAVGFANRAHFTYTIEDSHGGQDIADVWVDVANAAPTAADDLASTAHQTDVLVDVLDNDTDSDGDAISLVTVGTPADGTAMIDNGQVRYQPPFGFRGDVTFPYTIRDINNAPGTATITVTVRNAPPRADPWTVNTGTGRYVDVTVLGPGLSADDNPGDVLRVAGTTVPAHGTAVVQAAGILRYTPDQTFWGTDHFDYTIDDGHGGTATRRITVNVANGLPVARADAVTVPAGAAKVIDVLANDDDDPNGETVTVTVTSGPAHGTAVPGPGRTITYTPASGHLGADHFDYQLSDGTGTTTATVTIGVVNAAPQARADTAATDTNTPVTVDVLANDDDPNGDPISVVAVTAAGFGTIQRAGGVLTYRPATGFQGIDTISYTIEDPAHATSTAVLTVLVRNAPPIAVDDAYAVAESTVVIFDVLANDRDPNTGQTLTVTAVRAAGNGTAWLDTDRAITYVSRSGATSDSFTYEVGDDLGRVATARVTVQLIKPASSPSASASPPVSASPPVSASPAAPASPPVSASPSPPVSASPSPPVSASPSAPASPPVSPSPSVPSARPPTSPSPGRGPNRPPLVTGDLTAVTSGEQVTLWPAGNDSDPDGDHLSLVAVGRPAHGTARIGVSAASTTGNTGTVRYIPDAGFTGIDRFTYTITDWRGGTATGTITVRVTAATPEPAPPDVPVTGPDSALVARVGALAVLSGALLRWLTTLEPGRHRRR, from the coding sequence GTGCGGGGACGGTCGCTCGGCATCCTGCTCCTGGTCCTGACCGTGCTGGTCACCGCGTCGCCGGGCGGGCCGGTCACGGCGGCGATCACCACGGCCTTCACCGCCCGGTTCGAGGTGAACGCGAACGGCGCGATCATGCTGCGCGGCAACGCCAACATCACCTGCCCGCCGGCCACCACACCCTGCACCAGCGCCCGCAACGGCACCGGCTCGAACGCCACCGAGGAGCTGAACGACAACGGCTACGCGATGGTCTGGACGGACGCCGACGGGAGCGCGACGACGTTCAACGACAGCACGGCGACGATCACCATGCCGGTCGGCAGTAGTGTCCTCTTCGCCGGGCTCTACTGGGGTGCGGACCCCCGCGCGGGCACCGGCGGCGTCGCCGCTCCGACCCCTTCCGACAAGGGCAAGGTCCTTTTTCGTACGCCGTCCGCCGCCACCTGGACCCCGATCACCGCGACCAGCCTGTACATGATCACCGCGACCGGCGCCTACCAGGGCTTCGCCGACGTGACCGCACCCGTGGCGGCCGCCGGGAACGGGGTGTACGCGGTGGCGAACATCCAAGCCGGGCGAGGTGAGGACAGGTACGCCGGCTGGACCCTGGTGATCGTCTACCGGAACGCCGCCGAGGACTACCGCAGCCTGCGCGTCTACGACGGTTTCGGGTCGATCTCCGGCACCGAGACGGTGCAGATCCCGGTGACCGGCTTCGAGACACCACACAGCGGCCCGGTGCACGCCGAGGTCGGCGCCGTCGCCTACGAGGGCGACCTGGGCAAATTCGGCGACGAGCTGCGCCTGAACGGGCAGGTGCTCAGTGACGGGGCGAACCCGGCGAACAACGTCTTCAACAGCACCGTCAGCGAGGGCGGGACACCGATCGGGGGCCGGAATCCGCCGTACTCGAACCTGTTCGGCGTCGACATCGACCAGATCGCCGCGGACGGGGTGCTCGGCAACGCGGTCACCAGCGCCACACTGAGCATGAAGACCAGCGGGGAGACCTACTATCCGGGCGTCCTCACGATCGCCATCGACCTGTACGCCCCGAAGATCGTGACCACCTCGACGGCCACCGACGTGAACGGCAACGCGCTGGTGCCCGGCGACGAGATCCGGTACCGGATCGAGGTCCGCAACGAGGGCAACGACTGGGCCGACGGTGTCGTCATCTCGGACGCGTTCCCGGCGTACACCGACTACGTGCCGGGCTCGTTGACCATCGAGGGGGTGCCCGCCGCCGACCCGGCCGACAGCGACGCCGCCGAGGTGGTGGGTGGGGCGGCGGTGTTCCGGCTGGGCAGCATCCCCTATCTCGGGACGACCTGGGTGACGTTCCGGGTCCGGGTGGCCGTCACCGTGCCACCCGCGCACGCGATCACCAACCAGGTCAACGCGAGCTACACCGGGCGGACCACCAGCGTGAGCGTCACCTCGTCGGGCGGGACGGTGGCCACCGTCGTGCTCCAGCCGGACGCCGACCTGGCCGCCGGGCTCACCGTCAGCCCGGACCGGGTGCAGCGGCCGGCCACGCCACAGCCGGTGGCGTACACCGCGACCGTCACCAACGACGGCCCCGATCTGGAGCCGGCCGCCCGCGCCACGCTCACCCTGCCGGCCGGGATCACCGTGGGGACGCTCCCGGCCGGCTGCACACCGGCCGGCCAGACCGTCACCTGCCTGCTCGGGCCGCTGCTCGCCGGCCATCAGGCGACCGTGACCGTCCCCGCCGAGGTGGCCGCGACCGCCGCCGCGTCCGCGGCCACCGACCTGGACGTGGACGGGGACGGCCGGGACACCGGTTCCGGCAACGACTCCGCCCGGGCGACGCTGCGGGTCAACACTCCGCCGTCCGCCTCCGCCGCCACCGTCTCGACCACGCACAACGCCCCGGTCACCGTCGACGTGCCGGCCCTGGTCAGCGACCCGGACGACACCATCCTGACGATCACACCGGCCGGGCTCTCGACGCACGGCACCGCGGTCGCCCTGGCGGACGGGAAGATCACCTATCTGCCGGCGGTCGGCTGGACCGGCACCGACACCCTCGTCTACCAGGTGGCCGACGGCTCGGGCGGGGTTCGTACCGCCACCATCACGGTGACCACGGCGAACGTGCCACCGGTCGCCGCCGACGACGAGATCAGCACCGGGTCCGGGCATGCCGTGACGGTCGACGTACTGGACAACGACACCGACGTGAACGTTCCGGAATCACTCACCGTCATCGGCTTCACCCTGCCGGCACCGGCCCAGGGCACGGTCGTCCGGTCCGGGAACTCGTTCATCTTCACTCCGGCGGTCGGGTTCGCGAACCGGGCGCACTTCACCTACACGATCGAGGACAGTCACGGGGGTCAGGACATCGCCGACGTCTGGGTGGATGTGGCGAACGCGGCACCCACCGCGGCCGACGACCTGGCCTCCACCGCCCACCAGACGGACGTGCTGGTCGACGTACTCGACAACGACACCGACTCGGACGGTGACGCGATCTCTCTGGTCACGGTCGGGACGCCTGCGGACGGCACCGCGATGATCGACAACGGACAGGTCCGCTATCAGCCGCCGTTCGGGTTCCGGGGCGACGTGACCTTCCCCTACACGATCAGGGACATCAACAACGCTCCCGGAACAGCCACCATCACGGTCACCGTACGCAACGCCCCGCCGCGCGCCGACCCGTGGACCGTCAACACCGGCACCGGCCGGTACGTCGACGTCACGGTGCTCGGCCCCGGCCTGTCCGCTGACGACAATCCGGGCGATGTGCTCCGGGTCGCCGGGACCACCGTCCCGGCGCACGGCACGGCGGTGGTCCAGGCGGCCGGCATCCTCCGCTACACCCCCGATCAAACCTTCTGGGGTACGGACCACTTCGACTACACGATCGACGACGGGCACGGCGGCACCGCGACCCGGCGGATCACCGTGAACGTGGCGAACGGGCTGCCGGTGGCCCGTGCCGACGCGGTCACCGTCCCGGCCGGGGCGGCGAAGGTGATCGACGTGCTCGCCAACGACGACGACGATCCCAACGGTGAGACGGTGACCGTCACGGTGACGTCCGGGCCGGCACACGGGACCGCCGTCCCCGGTCCGGGCCGGACGATCACCTACACCCCCGCGTCCGGACACCTCGGCGCGGACCACTTCGACTACCAGCTCAGCGACGGGACCGGCACCACCACCGCCACCGTCACGATCGGTGTGGTCAACGCCGCACCGCAGGCGCGGGCCGACACCGCCGCCACCGACACGAACACCCCGGTCACCGTGGACGTGCTGGCCAACGACGACGACCCGAACGGCGACCCGATCAGCGTGGTCGCGGTGACCGCGGCCGGTTTCGGCACGATCCAGCGGGCCGGTGGGGTCCTCACCTACCGCCCGGCGACCGGCTTCCAGGGCATCGACACGATCTCGTACACCATCGAGGACCCGGCCCACGCCACCTCGACGGCCGTGCTCACCGTGCTGGTCCGCAACGCTCCACCGATCGCGGTCGACGACGCCTACGCGGTCGCCGAGTCCACCGTCGTGATCTTCGACGTGCTCGCCAACGACCGCGATCCGAACACCGGTCAGACCCTCACCGTGACCGCGGTCCGGGCCGCCGGCAACGGCACGGCCTGGCTCGACACCGACCGGGCGATCACATACGTCTCCCGGTCCGGCGCCACCTCGGACTCCTTCACCTACGAGGTCGGTGACGATCTGGGGCGCGTCGCCACGGCCAGGGTGACCGTCCAGTTGATCAAGCCCGCGTCGTCCCCCTCCGCCTCCGCGTCCCCACCCGTTTCCGCGTCACCACCGGTTTCGGCGTCCCCGGCGGCCCCGGCGAGCCCGCCGGTTTCGGCGTCTCCGTCGCCACCGGTCTCCGCGTCCCCGTCGCCACCCGTTTCCGCGTCCCCGTCGGCCCCGGCGAGCCCGCCGGTGTCACCGTCGCCGTCCGTTCCCTCGGCCAGGCCGCCGACGTCGCCGTCGCCCGGCCGCGGGCCGAACCGGCCGCCGCTGGTGACCGGCGACCTGACCGCCGTCACCTCCGGTGAGCAGGTCACCCTGTGGCCGGCCGGAAACGACTCGGATCCCGACGGGGACCACCTCAGCCTGGTCGCCGTCGGCCGACCCGCACACGGAACGGCTCGGATCGGTGTCTCCGCCGCGTCCACGACCGGGAACACCGGCACGGTCCGCTACATCCCGGACGCCGGATTCACCGGGATCGACCGGTTCACCTACACGATCACCGACTGGCGGGGCGGCACCGCCACCGGCACGATCACCGTGCGGGTCACCGCGGCCACCCCGGAACCGGCGCCGCCCGACGTGCCGGTGACCGGGCCGGACAGTGCCCTCGTGGCCCGGGTGGGTGCTCTGGCCGTACTCTCCGGGGCCCTGCTGCGATGGCTGACGACCCTGGAACCGGGACGTCATCGCCGGCGGTGA
- the groL gene encoding chaperonin GroEL (60 kDa chaperone family; promotes refolding of misfolded polypeptides especially under stressful conditions; forms two stacked rings of heptamers to form a barrel-shaped 14mer; ends can be capped by GroES; misfolded proteins enter the barrel where they are refolded when GroES binds): MAKIIAFDEEARRGLERGMNQLADAVKVTLGPKGRNVVLEKKWGAPTITNDGVSIAKEIELEDTFEKIGAELVKEVAKKTDDVAGDGTTTATVLAQALVREGLRNVAAGANPMALKRGIEAAVASVSEELSKLAKDVETKEQIASTASISAADTTVGEKVAEAMDKVGKEGVITVEESNTFGLELELTEGMRFDKGFISAYFMTDAERMEAVFDDPYILIANSKISAVKDLLPILEKVMQGGKPLVIIAEDVEGEALATLVVNKVRGTFKSVAVKAPGFGDRRKAMLEDIAILTGGAVISEEVGLKLDAADLSLLGQARKVVITKDETTIVDGAGNAEQIQGRVNQIRAEIERSDSDYDREKLQERLAKLAGGVAVIKVGAATEVELKERKHRIEDAVRNAKAAVEEGIVPGGGVALVQAGKTAFEKLDLIGDEATGANIVKVALDAPLRQIAVNAGLEGGVVVEKVRNLEPGHGLNAATGDYVDLLAAGIIDPAKVTRSALQNAASIAALFLTTEAVVADKPEKTPAPAGAPGGGDMDF, translated from the coding sequence ATGGCCAAGATCATCGCATTCGACGAGGAGGCTCGTCGGGGCCTCGAGCGTGGCATGAACCAGCTCGCGGACGCGGTCAAGGTGACCCTCGGCCCCAAGGGCCGCAACGTGGTTCTCGAGAAGAAGTGGGGCGCCCCCACGATCACCAACGATGGTGTATCCATCGCCAAGGAGATCGAGCTCGAGGACACCTTCGAGAAGATCGGCGCTGAGCTGGTCAAGGAGGTCGCGAAGAAGACCGACGACGTCGCCGGTGACGGCACGACGACCGCGACCGTCCTCGCCCAGGCGCTGGTCCGTGAGGGCCTGCGCAACGTGGCCGCCGGCGCCAACCCGATGGCCCTCAAGCGGGGCATCGAGGCCGCCGTGGCCAGCGTCTCCGAGGAGCTGAGCAAGCTCGCGAAGGACGTGGAGACCAAGGAGCAGATCGCCTCCACCGCCTCCATCTCGGCCGCTGACACCACGGTCGGCGAGAAGGTCGCCGAGGCCATGGACAAGGTCGGCAAGGAAGGCGTCATCACCGTCGAGGAGAGCAACACCTTCGGCCTCGAGCTCGAGCTCACCGAGGGTATGCGCTTCGACAAGGGCTTCATCTCGGCGTACTTCATGACCGACGCCGAGCGCATGGAGGCCGTCTTCGACGACCCCTACATCCTGATCGCGAACAGCAAGATCTCCGCGGTCAAGGACCTGCTCCCGATCCTGGAGAAGGTCATGCAGGGCGGCAAGCCCCTCGTGATCATCGCCGAGGACGTCGAGGGCGAGGCCCTGGCCACCCTGGTCGTCAACAAGGTCCGTGGCACCTTCAAGTCGGTCGCCGTCAAGGCCCCCGGCTTCGGTGACCGCCGCAAGGCCATGCTGGAGGACATCGCCATCCTCACCGGTGGCGCCGTCATCAGCGAAGAGGTCGGCCTCAAGCTGGACGCCGCTGACCTGTCCCTGCTGGGCCAGGCCCGCAAGGTCGTCATCACCAAGGACGAGACCACCATCGTCGACGGTGCCGGCAACGCCGAGCAGATCCAGGGCCGGGTCAACCAGATCCGCGCCGAGATCGAGCGCTCGGACTCCGACTACGACCGTGAGAAGCTGCAGGAGCGTCTGGCCAAGCTGGCCGGCGGCGTTGCGGTGATCAAGGTCGGCGCGGCCACCGAGGTCGAGCTCAAGGAGCGCAAGCACCGCATCGAGGACGCCGTTCGTAACGCGAAGGCGGCCGTCGAGGAGGGCATCGTCCCCGGTGGTGGTGTCGCGCTGGTCCAGGCCGGCAAGACCGCCTTCGAGAAGCTCGACCTGATCGGCGACGAGGCCACCGGTGCCAACATCGTCAAGGTCGCGCTGGACGCCCCGCTGCGTCAGATCGCCGTGAACGCCGGCCTCGAGGGCGGCGTCGTGGTCGAGAAGGTGCGCAACCTCGAGCCGGGTCACGGCCTGAACGCCGCGACCGGCGACTACGTCGACCTGCTGGCCGCGGGCATCATCGACCCGGCCAAGGTCACCCGCTCGGCGCTGCAGAACGCCGCGTCGATCGCCGCGCTGTTCCTCACCACCGAGGCCGTCGTGGCCGACAAGCCCGAGAAGACCCCGGCTCCGGCCGGCGCCCCGGGCGGCGGTGACATGGACTTCTGA